From Burkholderia sp. WP9, a single genomic window includes:
- a CDS encoding carbonic anhydrase, with product MQEIIEGLIRFQREVFPQQSALFKRLSAAQSPSVLFVTCSDSRVVPELLTQTEPGSLFVIRNAGNIVPSYGPEPGGVSATVEYAVAVLGVRDIVICGHSNCGAMTAISTCTNLDHLPAVASWLRHADAAKAINASRTYHSDAECLEALVKDNVIAQLANIRTHPSVAVGLANKKLNLHGWIFDIKSGVMLALDGRTGEFLPLVDNPDIYAV from the coding sequence GTGCAGGAAATCATCGAGGGTTTGATCCGCTTTCAACGCGAAGTCTTTCCGCAGCAGAGCGCCTTGTTCAAACGTTTGTCGGCGGCGCAAAGTCCCAGCGTGCTTTTCGTGACGTGCTCGGACAGCCGCGTCGTACCGGAACTGCTCACGCAGACAGAGCCCGGATCGCTTTTCGTGATCCGCAATGCGGGCAACATCGTGCCGTCTTATGGTCCGGAGCCGGGCGGCGTTTCGGCCACCGTCGAGTATGCGGTGGCCGTGCTGGGCGTTCGCGATATCGTGATTTGCGGCCACTCCAATTGCGGCGCGATGACGGCGATCTCCACCTGCACGAATCTGGACCATCTGCCGGCCGTGGCAAGCTGGCTGCGTCACGCGGATGCGGCCAAAGCCATCAACGCATCGCGCACCTATCATTCGGATGCGGAGTGCCTGGAGGCGTTGGTCAAAGACAACGTGATCGCACAGCTCGCGAACATTCGTACGCATCCTTCGGTGGCCGTCGGACTCGCGAACAAAAAGCTGAATCTGCACGGCTGGATCTTCGATATCAAAAGCGGTGTGATGCTCGCGCTCGACGGGCGCACCGGCGAGTTCTTGCCGCTGGTGGACAACCCGGACATCTACGCCGTGTAA
- a CDS encoding carbonic anhydrase codes for MCERHLSSPARRNLLLAGASSIALAGLSRRDARAAQPAVGNAPNSIPPAQALDRLMQGNARYAANTSSNKDYSAGRAARVSAQYPIAAIVGCADSRVAPELAFDQGPGDLFVVRVAGNFVNDDILASLEYGVEFLGVPLIMVLGHTQCGAVGATVKVLQEGARLPGHLPELVRAIRPAVRIAQAEHGADLVAQTTIENVRLNTNRLTVSKPLIGPYVKSGKVKVVGGIYDLATGKIALV; via the coding sequence ATGTGCGAGCGTCATCTGTCTTCTCCTGCGCGGCGGAACTTGCTGCTGGCCGGTGCGTCGTCGATCGCGTTGGCAGGCTTGTCGCGACGCGATGCGAGGGCGGCGCAGCCGGCCGTCGGCAATGCACCGAATTCGATTCCACCTGCGCAAGCGCTCGACCGGCTCATGCAGGGCAACGCCCGCTACGCCGCGAATACCTCTTCAAACAAGGACTATTCCGCTGGCCGCGCGGCACGCGTCTCGGCGCAATATCCGATTGCCGCTATCGTCGGATGTGCGGACTCGCGTGTCGCGCCGGAGTTGGCTTTCGATCAGGGCCCGGGAGATCTGTTTGTGGTGCGCGTAGCGGGCAACTTCGTCAACGACGATATTCTCGCGAGCCTCGAGTACGGCGTCGAATTCCTCGGCGTGCCGCTCATCATGGTGCTTGGACACACGCAGTGTGGCGCGGTGGGCGCCACGGTAAAGGTGCTTCAGGAGGGCGCCCGACTGCCCGGCCACCTTCCGGAACTGGTCCGCGCAATCAGGCCGGCCGTGCGGATCGCGCAGGCGGAGCACGGCGCCGATCTCGTTGCGCAAACCACGATCGAGAACGTGAGGTTGAACACCAACCGGCTGACTGTGTCCAAACCGCTCATCGGGCCGTATGTGAAGAGCGGGAAGGTCAAGGTGGTCGGCGGCATTTACGATCTGGCAACAGGCAAGATCGCGCTGGTCTGA
- a CDS encoding alkene reductase: MSTDSARIDSYLFEPVKLGPLQLPNRIVMAPLTRSRAKEGDVPSELAIEYYAQRASAGLIIAEATQISPQGKGYVFTPGIYTDAQVQAWKRITDAVHEKGGHIFLQLWHVGRISHPSLQPGNALPVAPSAIKPEGQAYTDDGFVPLVTPRALETSEIAGIVEQYRVAAQNAKAAGFDGVEIHAANGYLLDQFLRDKTNRRTDQYGGSIANRARFLLEVADAVTGVWGGEQVGVRISPLSSFGDIADSNPEPLFKHVVQQLNARKLVYLHVIEGDTGGSREVPGGFDLQVLREAFDGLFMANNGYDMELAQRTLKAKRADLIAFGRPFISNPDLVARLKSGAPLNEPDQGTLYGGGAEGYIDYPTIEQEAQR, translated from the coding sequence ATGTCCACTGATTCCGCGCGTATCGATAGTTACCTGTTCGAACCCGTCAAGCTGGGACCGCTGCAATTGCCCAATCGCATCGTGATGGCGCCGCTCACGCGCAGCCGCGCGAAAGAGGGCGATGTGCCGAGCGAACTCGCCATCGAGTACTACGCGCAACGCGCGTCGGCGGGGCTGATCATTGCGGAGGCGACGCAGATATCGCCGCAAGGCAAAGGCTATGTGTTCACGCCCGGCATCTATACCGACGCCCAGGTGCAGGCATGGAAGCGCATTACCGACGCGGTGCATGAGAAAGGCGGGCATATCTTCCTGCAACTGTGGCACGTGGGCCGCATTTCGCATCCGTCCTTGCAGCCGGGCAACGCGTTGCCGGTAGCGCCCTCGGCGATCAAGCCGGAAGGCCAGGCTTATACCGACGACGGCTTCGTGCCGCTCGTCACCCCTCGTGCGCTCGAAACGTCGGAAATAGCGGGCATCGTCGAGCAATATCGGGTCGCTGCGCAAAACGCGAAGGCCGCCGGTTTCGACGGCGTGGAAATTCACGCGGCAAACGGCTACCTGCTCGACCAGTTCCTGCGCGACAAGACCAACCGGCGTACCGACCAATACGGCGGCTCAATCGCAAATCGAGCGCGTTTCCTGCTCGAAGTGGCCGATGCGGTGACGGGCGTGTGGGGCGGCGAGCAGGTGGGCGTGCGGATTTCACCCCTCAGCAGTTTCGGCGATATTGCCGACAGCAATCCCGAGCCGCTTTTCAAACATGTCGTGCAGCAGCTCAATGCGCGCAAGCTGGTGTATCTGCACGTGATCGAGGGCGACACAGGCGGCTCGCGCGAAGTGCCCGGCGGCTTCGATCTGCAGGTTCTGCGCGAGGCGTTCGACGGCCTCTTCATGGCCAACAACGGCTACGACATGGAGCTCGCGCAACGAACGCTCAAGGCGAAGCGGGCGGACCTGATCGCCTTCGGGCGGCCGTTCATCTCCAATCCCGACCTGGTGGCCCGTCTCAAGAGCGGCGCACCGTTGAACGAGCCCGATCAAGGCACGCTGTATGGCGGCGGCGCCGAAGGGTATATCGACTACCCGACAATCGAGCAGGAGGCGCAACGCTGA
- a CDS encoding alpha-ketoglutarate-dependent dioxygenase AlkB, with translation MVSQQALFAPEPVSLVHDEEGGIRYLPESIPAATAQQWFQEALENIGWLSQQRMMYDRQVAVPRLLATFAREAGDLPAPLGEAFEAVRALVGAPFNRVGLNLYRDGSDSVALHSDKTDKLVAAQPIAIVSLGASRRMTIRPKAGSGRIAHIELEPGSCLVMSYASQFTHEHGIPKLADVTGPRISLAFRCFAG, from the coding sequence ATGGTGTCCCAGCAAGCCCTGTTCGCGCCCGAGCCTGTCTCCCTCGTTCATGACGAGGAAGGCGGAATTCGCTATTTGCCGGAGTCGATTCCCGCCGCCACGGCGCAGCAGTGGTTCCAGGAAGCACTGGAGAACATCGGCTGGCTCAGCCAGCAGCGCATGATGTACGACCGCCAGGTCGCCGTACCCCGCCTGCTCGCCACCTTCGCGCGCGAAGCCGGTGATCTGCCCGCGCCGCTGGGCGAAGCCTTCGAGGCCGTTCGCGCGCTCGTGGGTGCGCCGTTCAATCGCGTCGGACTCAACCTCTATCGCGACGGCAGCGACAGCGTCGCGCTTCATAGCGACAAGACAGACAAGCTCGTGGCCGCCCAGCCGATCGCCATCGTCTCGCTAGGCGCGAGCCGCCGCATGACGATCCGCCCGAAGGCAGGTTCCGGCCGGATCGCACATATCGAACTGGAGCCCGGCAGTTGCCTCGTCATGAGCTATGCGTCGCAATTCACGCATGAGCATGGTATTCCCAAGCTCGCGGACGTGACAGGCCCGCGCATTAGCCTCGCGTTTCGCTGCTTCGCCGGCTAA
- a CDS encoding PA14 domain-containing protein yields the protein MRNYLVLAALAMLGACGGNDGPPNATASADKQATAIDATAATAASAASGASAASAAALADTANVESEFRAAKAIPVGMKTTTPPLVIADPTLNLPPYTPPAPPAPVSTTTLSFGDFTNYLAPGSTQGWGPGANNSTITIPAPPTNGTGAGDKTVALASTYATASYEADVTVSAPVGSGAANAGFIVRTTNPTAGGPDSLTGYYIGLDTGTHSLVVGRQNNNWTNFIAYPLSTIVGGSTHHLKVTTSGTAITVDLDQQRVISVNDATNALPAVFQSGSFGLRRFGVGATFSNMTIRTYPTVKSPSYDFSKVVGAVYTPSNAVNAIDFWQNYDPEIVNRELTYAQTYGMNTIAVYLHYLVWANDRVAFLSKFENLLKIAARHGIKVSPIFYDDCWNPTPQYGPQPAPVWGVHNSQWVQSPGTPVEQAYFQPTAANSAITYKASLASYISDFVAPHRNDPRIIFWETMNEPGCSGNGALQETRAVLMNDARIAILNAGATQPINAPQVQEDEGTYFSDFYAFHPYGNPYTGPVNGSNVSALNSETLQRGFAGTTGQTMPGIVSNYGGSTGFIVWELMIGRTNTRFHWGQVPGAPATVEPATPFQGTIYPDGHPWQTSETQALTGGFNVKLPVLQVGYYNDPTFASAPVKTSITPLIDFDLNTERGTDSPDASAGINATNYGVRWSGAIQAAQDGLYTFSIDSDNVARLWINGVKIIDKKTATQSTVRGKIWLAAKQRASIKVEYVHGTGAASMHLLWSNPAASNPGALRIVPSDSLVTSN from the coding sequence GTGCGCAATTACCTTGTGCTTGCGGCGCTCGCCATGCTGGGCGCTTGCGGTGGCAACGACGGTCCGCCGAACGCGACGGCCTCGGCGGACAAGCAGGCAACGGCAATCGATGCCACAGCGGCCACAGCGGCCTCAGCCGCGTCAGGCGCTTCCGCGGCCTCGGCCGCGGCGCTGGCCGACACGGCCAACGTCGAAAGCGAATTCAGGGCCGCGAAGGCCATTCCGGTCGGCATGAAGACAACGACCCCGCCGCTCGTGATCGCCGACCCCACGCTCAACCTTCCGCCCTACACGCCGCCGGCGCCGCCCGCGCCGGTTTCGACCACCACGCTCTCGTTCGGCGACTTCACGAACTACCTCGCACCGGGATCGACGCAAGGCTGGGGCCCCGGCGCCAACAACTCCACCATCACCATCCCCGCGCCGCCCACCAACGGCACTGGCGCGGGCGACAAAACAGTGGCGCTCGCCAGCACCTATGCCACCGCGTCTTACGAAGCGGACGTGACGGTCAGCGCGCCGGTCGGCAGCGGCGCCGCGAACGCGGGCTTTATCGTGCGCACCACGAATCCGACAGCCGGCGGTCCCGACAGCCTGACCGGCTACTACATCGGCCTCGACACGGGCACACATTCGTTGGTGGTTGGCCGTCAGAACAACAACTGGACCAACTTCATCGCGTATCCGCTCAGTACGATCGTGGGCGGCAGCACGCACCATCTGAAGGTCACGACGAGCGGCACGGCCATCACCGTCGACCTCGACCAGCAGCGCGTGATCAGCGTGAACGACGCCACCAACGCCCTGCCCGCCGTGTTCCAGTCGGGCAGCTTCGGGCTGCGACGTTTCGGCGTCGGCGCGACGTTCAGCAACATGACGATCCGCACGTACCCCACGGTGAAGTCGCCGAGCTACGACTTCTCCAAGGTGGTCGGCGCGGTCTACACGCCGTCCAATGCGGTGAACGCAATCGACTTCTGGCAGAACTACGATCCGGAGATCGTCAACCGCGAATTGACGTATGCGCAGACCTACGGCATGAACACGATTGCGGTCTACCTGCACTATCTCGTGTGGGCAAACGATCGTGTGGCGTTCCTGAGCAAGTTCGAGAACCTGCTGAAAATCGCCGCGCGCCATGGCATCAAGGTCTCGCCGATCTTCTACGACGACTGCTGGAACCCCACGCCGCAATACGGCCCGCAACCGGCGCCGGTCTGGGGCGTGCACAACAGCCAATGGGTTCAGTCGCCCGGCACGCCGGTGGAACAGGCGTATTTCCAGCCGACGGCGGCGAACTCCGCCATCACGTATAAGGCGAGTCTGGCGAGCTACATCAGCGACTTCGTTGCGCCGCATCGCAATGACCCACGCATCATCTTCTGGGAAACGATGAACGAGCCGGGTTGCAGCGGCAATGGTGCATTGCAGGAAACGCGCGCGGTGCTGATGAACGACGCGCGCATCGCCATCCTGAACGCAGGCGCTACTCAGCCGATCAACGCACCACAGGTCCAGGAGGACGAAGGCACGTACTTCTCCGACTTCTACGCGTTCCATCCGTACGGCAACCCGTACACGGGTCCGGTGAACGGCAGCAATGTCAGCGCCTTGAATTCCGAAACGCTGCAACGGGGCTTTGCTGGCACCACCGGTCAAACCATGCCCGGCATCGTCTCGAACTACGGCGGCAGCACGGGCTTTATCGTGTGGGAGTTGATGATCGGCCGCACCAACACGCGCTTCCACTGGGGCCAGGTGCCGGGCGCGCCCGCCACGGTCGAACCGGCCACACCCTTCCAGGGAACGATCTATCCGGACGGCCATCCGTGGCAGACCTCGGAGACTCAGGCGTTGACAGGTGGTTTCAACGTGAAGCTGCCGGTGCTGCAGGTCGGCTACTACAACGACCCGACCTTCGCGAGCGCGCCTGTCAAAACCTCGATCACGCCATTGATCGACTTCGACCTGAACACCGAGCGCGGCACCGATTCGCCTGACGCTTCCGCGGGCATCAACGCCACGAACTACGGGGTGCGTTGGTCCGGGGCAATCCAGGCGGCGCAGGACGGGCTCTACACGTTCTCGATCGACAGCGACAACGTGGCGCGCCTGTGGATCAACGGCGTGAAGATCATCGACAAGAAGACCGCGACCCAATCGACCGTGAGAGGCAAGATCTGGCTCGCCGCGAAGCAGCGCGCGTCGATCAAGGTCGAGTACGTGCACGGCACGGGAGCGGCGAGCATGCATCTGCTGTGGTCGAATCCGGCGGCGAGCAATCCTGGCGCACTGCGGATCGTGCCGTCCGATTCGCTCGTGACGTCGAACTGA
- a CDS encoding DMT family transporter: MPPLTAVRTSAVPLRSVALILVSMFCFALVDALAKSVALAYPANEVTFFRMLFGLVPAVAVCLHGKPIVERVRHMDVRGQTIRALTLLGASGLFFAGLPYMPLGDAVAIVYSETLLVIVLAPLLLKETLKPRDALAATVGFVGVLFVVRPDGSHSNWLGPALLIASAFFGALSIIQIKRIRATDDSRTTVLYFTAIGTIITGVSLFFAWRTPSPQALAIMALLGGFATAGQLLMTMAFRQADAGALAPYNYTSIVWAALFGYVAWGETIGAMSLFGIALIVGSSIAVAMRGKQGEGPLV; this comes from the coding sequence ATGCCGCCCCTCACCGCTGTCCGAACGTCCGCCGTGCCGCTGCGCAGCGTGGCGCTGATCCTCGTGTCGATGTTCTGTTTCGCGCTGGTCGACGCGCTCGCCAAATCCGTCGCGCTCGCTTATCCGGCCAACGAAGTGACGTTCTTTCGCATGCTTTTCGGCCTCGTGCCCGCGGTGGCGGTGTGCCTGCACGGCAAACCAATCGTGGAGCGGGTTCGGCACATGGATGTGCGCGGGCAGACCATTCGCGCACTGACGCTGCTCGGCGCGTCGGGTCTGTTCTTCGCGGGTCTGCCCTATATGCCGCTTGGTGACGCGGTGGCGATCGTCTACTCGGAGACGTTGCTGGTGATCGTTCTCGCGCCATTGTTGCTGAAGGAAACGCTCAAACCGCGCGATGCGCTCGCCGCCACGGTCGGCTTTGTCGGCGTGCTGTTCGTGGTGCGCCCGGACGGCTCACATTCGAACTGGCTCGGTCCCGCGCTGCTGATCGCGAGCGCCTTTTTCGGCGCGCTATCGATCATTCAGATCAAGCGCATTCGCGCCACCGACGATTCGCGCACCACCGTGCTGTACTTCACGGCGATCGGCACGATCATCACCGGCGTCTCGCTGTTTTTCGCGTGGCGCACGCCTTCGCCGCAGGCGCTCGCGATCATGGCCTTGCTCGGCGGATTCGCCACGGCTGGGCAATTGCTGATGACCATGGCGTTCCGCCAGGCTGATGCCGGTGCGCTCGCGCCTTACAACTACACGAGCATCGTATGGGCGGCGCTGTTCGGCTATGTGGCGTGGGGCGAGACGATCGGCGCCATGTCTCTGTTCGGCATTGCGTTGATTGTCGGTAGCTCGATTGCCGTGGCGATGCGCGGCAAGCAGGGCGAGGGGCCGCTCGTGTAG
- a CDS encoding DUF4148 domain-containing protein: protein MHSEPRKIVLTGLVVSAVAIAAYVSHAAKPWLSTDEFDTARNEAPVHQTRGDTTSGAVISGPAAARSDATSAASATGTTATSLQAARDSLQRNDLAGAQAQLDAARSAHQDDAQVRALQREVQARADNAQHATTVDRVEKTLQPASKAARTSSSSIRHGRSRDIRVASREATHYASNHVRSQAALDKLVAGLDSRSAPNARAVVTGGPPAFGQPSTPAAALNAPPSLISAPVAAPALSIQPAPQAPLEVPTAPARPQAELTAQTTVLSTPVVQSTSAGNAVLKTDGGPKTRAQVRAEIERARENGSLPAFGNPDPAGPGGVPSITGASRP from the coding sequence ATGCATAGCGAACCCAGGAAGATCGTTCTTACAGGACTCGTCGTCAGCGCTGTTGCAATCGCGGCATATGTCTCGCATGCGGCCAAACCGTGGCTGTCGACGGACGAATTCGACACGGCGCGCAATGAAGCGCCAGTTCATCAAACGCGCGGCGACACCACCAGTGGTGCGGTGATATCCGGACCGGCTGCTGCTCGCAGCGACGCAACGAGCGCGGCGAGCGCGACCGGCACCACCGCCACGAGCCTGCAGGCGGCGCGCGACAGTCTGCAACGCAACGATCTTGCCGGCGCGCAGGCGCAACTGGACGCGGCTCGTTCCGCACATCAGGACGATGCTCAGGTGCGCGCACTGCAAAGAGAAGTGCAGGCGCGTGCCGATAATGCGCAGCACGCAACGACGGTAGACCGTGTCGAGAAGACGCTGCAACCGGCTTCGAAGGCGGCACGAACGTCGTCGTCATCGATAAGACACGGCCGGTCGCGCGATATCCGAGTTGCCTCCCGCGAAGCAACCCATTACGCGTCGAATCATGTCAGGAGTCAGGCGGCGCTGGACAAACTGGTGGCAGGCCTCGACAGCCGTAGCGCGCCGAACGCGAGGGCGGTGGTCACCGGTGGACCGCCTGCGTTCGGCCAACCGTCGACTCCAGCTGCAGCGCTGAATGCGCCGCCGAGCTTGATCAGCGCGCCCGTTGCCGCGCCGGCACTATCTATCCAACCCGCGCCGCAAGCGCCGCTGGAGGTACCCACAGCACCAGCGCGCCCGCAAGCCGAACTGACGGCGCAAACCACGGTGCTGTCAACGCCGGTGGTCCAGTCCACGTCTGCGGGCAACGCGGTGCTGAAAACGGACGGCGGCCCGAAAACGCGTGCACAGGTGCGCGCGGAGATCGAGCGTGCCCGTGAGAACGGCAGCCTTCCCGCGTTTGGCAATCCCGATCCCGCGGGTCCAGGTGGAGTGCCGAGCATCACCGGCGCGTCACGTCCGTAA
- the surE gene encoding 5'/3'-nucleotidase SurE: MSAYESKVPRVLLTNDDGIDAPGLAVLEAVAAELAHEVWVVAPEHDQSGTSHSISLHSPLRVSRQGERRFGVVGTPGDCVVMGVRHLMRDAPPTLILSGINRGGNLGVETMFSGTVGAAMTGLLLGLPSFALSQTFSNRDNVRWDTARALAPGVIRQLLAIEHAAPTCLNINFPDVDAAHAGPLTPTRQGVGLVEDIDVLPQVDPRGMAYHWLRFQRGARANDPDSETAVVASGRVSVTPLAFDRTDEPIFARLAASLS, encoded by the coding sequence ATGTCTGCCTATGAATCCAAAGTGCCGCGCGTGCTGTTGACGAACGACGACGGTATCGACGCGCCCGGCCTCGCCGTACTCGAAGCGGTCGCTGCCGAGCTTGCGCACGAAGTCTGGGTGGTCGCGCCCGAGCACGATCAGAGCGGCACGTCGCATTCGATCAGCCTGCATTCACCGCTGCGGGTGAGCCGCCAGGGCGAGCGGCGTTTCGGCGTGGTGGGCACGCCCGGCGATTGCGTCGTGATGGGCGTCCGCCACCTGATGCGCGACGCGCCGCCCACGCTGATTCTTTCCGGCATCAATCGCGGCGGCAATCTTGGCGTGGAAACGATGTTCTCGGGCACTGTCGGCGCCGCCATGACGGGGCTGCTGCTGGGGTTGCCGTCGTTCGCACTGAGCCAGACCTTCAGCAACCGCGACAACGTGCGCTGGGACACGGCTCGCGCGCTCGCGCCCGGCGTGATCCGCCAGTTGCTCGCTATCGAGCATGCCGCGCCCACCTGCCTGAACATCAACTTCCCCGATGTCGACGCGGCCCACGCCGGCCCACTCACGCCGACCCGCCAGGGCGTCGGGCTCGTCGAAGATATCGACGTGTTGCCGCAAGTCGATCCACGCGGCATGGCCTATCACTGGTTGCGCTTTCAACGGGGCGCACGAGCGAACGATCCCGACAGCGAAACGGCCGTGGTGGCGTCAGGACGCGTGTCGGTCACGCCGCTCGCCTTCGACCGCACCGACGAGCCCATCTTCGCGCGGCTCGCGGCTTCGTTGAGTTAG
- a CDS encoding LrgB family protein, which produces MTAIPKLGAIWVYLAATPLLGLTITLIAYLIAQAIYAKARFNPLANPVLIAVALLVALLEVTRTPYATYFEGAQFVHFLLGPATVALALPLYRQWPKLRRSALPLIGGLVAGSLTAIVSAVGVAALFGASHQTIASLAPKSATTPIAMAVASEIGGIPSLTAVLVISTGVFGAVFARAILNALRIAEPEVRGFALGIASHGIGTARAFQVSEEMGAFAGLGMGLNGVFTAFVVPVLMPLAARWVIG; this is translated from the coding sequence ATGACCGCCATTCCGAAGCTCGGCGCCATCTGGGTCTATCTCGCCGCGACTCCCTTGCTCGGGCTGACGATCACGCTGATCGCCTACCTCATCGCCCAGGCCATCTATGCGAAGGCGCGCTTCAATCCGCTTGCCAATCCCGTGCTGATCGCGGTGGCGCTGCTGGTCGCGCTGCTCGAAGTGACGCGCACGCCCTACGCGACCTACTTTGAAGGCGCGCAATTCGTCCACTTCCTGCTCGGTCCCGCGACGGTGGCGCTCGCGCTGCCACTCTACCGGCAGTGGCCGAAACTGCGCCGCTCCGCATTGCCGCTGATCGGCGGGCTCGTCGCCGGGTCATTGACGGCCATCGTTTCGGCGGTCGGCGTGGCTGCGCTGTTCGGTGCGTCGCATCAAACGATTGCGTCGCTTGCGCCGAAATCGGCGACCACGCCGATCGCGATGGCGGTCGCTTCCGAGATCGGCGGCATTCCCTCGTTGACGGCCGTGCTCGTCATTTCGACGGGCGTATTCGGCGCCGTGTTCGCGCGCGCCATTCTCAACGCCCTGCGTATCGCGGAACCCGAGGTGCGTGGTTTCGCGCTGGGTATCGCGTCGCATGGCATCGGCACGGCGCGCGCTTTTCAGGTGAGCGAGGAAATGGGCGCGTTCGCCGGCCTGGGCATGGGGCTCAACGGCGTGTTCACCGCGTTCGTGGTGCCGGTGTTGATGCCGCTCGCGGCGCGGTGGGTGATTGGGTGA
- a CDS encoding CidA/LrgA family protein, which produces MLGALAVLLTFQCLGEGVSYVFHIPVPGPVIGMLLLFGFLMLRPQSADAIEPTALELLRHLSLLFVPAGVGIMVSASRIRGDAVAVIVSIAISTSLAIAVAALVTRALMRRQRRDPSVTEAV; this is translated from the coding sequence ATGCTTGGAGCGCTCGCTGTTCTGCTCACCTTCCAGTGCCTCGGCGAAGGTGTTTCGTATGTGTTCCACATACCGGTGCCCGGGCCCGTGATCGGCATGCTGCTGTTATTCGGCTTCCTGATGCTGCGCCCGCAATCCGCCGATGCGATCGAGCCGACCGCGCTCGAATTACTGCGCCATCTGTCCTTACTGTTCGTTCCGGCGGGCGTCGGCATCATGGTGTCGGCGAGCCGGATTCGTGGCGACGCCGTCGCGGTGATCGTCTCCATTGCCATCAGCACGTCTCTCGCCATTGCCGTGGCTGCACTCGTCACGCGCGCGCTGATGCGCCGCCAGCGCCGCGATCCATCCGTTACGGAGGCCGTGTAA